From a single Methanofollis sp. W23 genomic region:
- a CDS encoding peptidylprolyl isomerase, with the protein MNYLAGIVMVAALVLAAGCVGAGTKPTAGDNVSVKYTGTFENGTIFDSNVGKEAFTFTIGEQQVIPGFEKAVLGLSEGESVTVTVPVEEAYGEYNPALVSTVNRSEFPDELAVVGTPFMMPGQNAIFRVTAVNETTVTIDGNHPLAGENLTFSITLLSIQGHGDA; encoded by the coding sequence ATGAACTATCTGGCAGGGATTGTCATGGTCGCGGCCCTGGTCCTCGCCGCGGGATGTGTCGGCGCCGGGACAAAACCGACGGCCGGCGACAATGTTTCTGTCAAGTATACCGGAACCTTTGAGAACGGCACGATTTTTGACAGCAATGTCGGGAAAGAGGCGTTCACGTTCACCATCGGGGAACAGCAGGTGATCCCCGGCTTCGAGAAGGCGGTCCTCGGGCTCTCTGAAGGCGAGTCGGTGACGGTGACGGTCCCTGTGGAGGAGGCGTACGGCGAGTATAACCCCGCGCTTGTCTCTACGGTCAACCGCTCCGAATTCCCTGACGAACTGGCGGTCGTCGGGACGCCGTTCATGATGCCTGGACAGAATGCGATCTTCAGGGTGACCGCCGTGAATGAGACGACCGTTACCATAGACGGGAACCACCCTCTTGCAGGTGAAAATCTCACCTTCAGCATCACTCTCCTCTCGATTCAGGGCCATGGGGACGCCTGA
- a CDS encoding STAS domain-containing protein: MEMRSAREGALLTVMVSGRLDGYAAEELKEGIDGALQDDDRAVVVDLARTEYLSSAGIRVFLSLQRRMKARGGCMSLCNVEHYPMEVLSMAGFDRVFSIVGSREEARRMCLREEDTLSLIADLEQPAVEIDGMKFRFEPGTHAAAHLRVHGNPHAPHTGDEVRAVPLSELNYALGVGALGGSRDEAAGHLGEMVALRGAMAWVPGDGHGAPDYLVPATPGEGVAYTAFDLALDGPFHEVASVEAGPQESFTLAALYRALLALAQRRRPGFEGVVATALWGVTAGVPGAGGAFRHHGDTLLSFGIAAERAAVGEEFAALCQARPGESAEEGLCHYAHGAVVRGVPWDQGASLEKGIDRCFAEGDVVDVCRLLGTTRLRRAKVGVAYVTQVRRA; the protein is encoded by the coding sequence ATGGAGATGAGATCTGCACGCGAGGGCGCCCTCCTTACCGTCATGGTGAGCGGGCGACTTGACGGATATGCGGCTGAAGAACTGAAGGAGGGGATCGACGGCGCCCTCCAGGACGACGACAGGGCAGTGGTCGTCGACCTCGCCAGGACCGAGTACCTGAGCAGTGCCGGTATCAGGGTCTTTCTTTCCCTCCAGAGGAGAATGAAGGCGCGGGGAGGGTGCATGTCCCTCTGCAATGTGGAACACTATCCGATGGAGGTGCTCTCGATGGCCGGGTTCGACCGCGTCTTCTCGATTGTCGGGTCACGGGAGGAGGCGAGGAGGATGTGTCTGCGAGAGGAGGACACCCTCTCGCTCATCGCCGACCTGGAGCAACCCGCGGTGGAGATCGACGGGATGAAGTTCAGGTTCGAACCAGGGACGCATGCCGCCGCTCATCTCAGGGTGCACGGGAACCCCCACGCCCCCCATACTGGCGACGAGGTGCGGGCCGTCCCGCTCTCTGAACTGAACTATGCCCTCGGGGTCGGGGCGCTCGGGGGCAGCAGGGACGAGGCGGCCGGGCATCTTGGGGAGATGGTCGCCCTGCGTGGGGCGATGGCCTGGGTGCCGGGCGATGGTCATGGCGCCCCCGACTACCTGGTGCCGGCGACCCCTGGCGAGGGGGTGGCATATACCGCCTTCGACCTGGCGCTCGACGGACCGTTTCATGAGGTGGCGTCGGTCGAGGCGGGTCCACAGGAGAGTTTCACTCTTGCGGCACTCTACCGTGCCCTCCTCGCCCTGGCGCAGAGGCGCCGGCCCGGGTTTGAAGGCGTCGTGGCGACCGCTCTCTGGGGCGTGACCGCCGGGGTGCCCGGTGCGGGAGGAGCGTTCCGTCACCATGGCGACACCCTCCTCTCCTTCGGGATCGCGGCCGAGCGTGCTGCGGTCGGGGAGGAGTTCGCCGCCCTCTGCCAGGCACGCCCTGGCGAGTCCGCGGAAGAAGGGCTCTGCCACTATGCCCATGGGGCGGTCGTGCGGGGCGTCCCCTGGGACCAGGGCGCCAGCCTGGAAAAGGGGATAGACCGGTGTTTTGCCGAGGGGGACGTCGTGGACGTCTGCCGCCTCCTGGGTACGACGCGGCTGCGGCGGGCAAAGGTGGGAGTGGCGTACGTCACGCAGGTCAGGCGTGCGTGA
- the ilvN gene encoding acetolactate synthase small subunit, whose translation MRPHTLHVLVENRAGVLSRVSGLFSRRGFNIESLAVGTCEEPGMSRMTIVVLGDDARIEQVKKQLNKLIDVIKVSDITEQSTVARELALIKVAAEPGEGRAEVMQVASIFRAQIIDVSPKSIILQVAGDSEKIDALERLLRQYGIKEFVRTGKIALMRGMKGGR comes from the coding sequence ATGAGGCCGCACACCCTCCACGTCCTCGTCGAGAACCGGGCGGGCGTCCTCTCCAGGGTCTCTGGGCTCTTCTCGCGCCGGGGGTTCAATATCGAGAGCCTTGCGGTCGGCACCTGCGAGGAACCGGGGATGTCCAGGATGACCATCGTCGTCCTGGGCGACGACGCCAGGATCGAGCAGGTGAAAAAGCAGTTGAACAAACTCATCGACGTCATCAAGGTCTCCGACATCACCGAGCAGAGCACGGTCGCCCGTGAACTCGCCCTCATCAAGGTGGCGGCCGAACCTGGCGAGGGGCGGGCCGAGGTGATGCAGGTGGCCAGCATCTTCAGGGCCCAGATCATCGACGTGAGCCCAAAGAGCATCATCCTCCAGGTGGCCGGGGACTCGGAGAAGATCGACGCCCTGGAACGTCTCCTGCGTCAGTACGGGATCAAGGAGTTCGTGCGGACCGGGAAGATTGCGCTGATGCGGGGGATGAAGGGGGGGAGGTAG
- a CDS encoding glycosyltransferase family 2 protein, producing the protein MKSEAVVHRYNEGTAQQKAILFGPSVKQRSVSRSIAAIPCYNEALSVGSVVLKARRYVDEVLVIDDGSTDDTRAIAHEAGAVVITHQKNAGKGAAVKTALEYARVRGFEYLVLLDGDGQHDPDEIPRLLTPVKEGNADMVIGSRFLDNTRSTIPFYRRIGQQVLTTMTNMDSSIKTTDSQSGFRVLGRSAIQRFTLDSEGYSVESDMISTLSENGAKIYEVPISVNYDVPNKHKKHPVTHGFGVLNTIIRNISFKHPVMTFGSFGGAFLFLGSASWYVAATAPLPQPIGHSMVGLLFITGGLLLLSLGVIISYLAYMFKGRETRG; encoded by the coding sequence GTGAAATCAGAGGCGGTTGTACATCGCTATAATGAGGGGACCGCTCAGCAGAAGGCCATTCTATTTGGGCCCTCGGTCAAGCAGCGGTCAGTGTCTCGATCAATTGCGGCAATACCCTGCTATAATGAAGCGCTCTCCGTAGGTTCCGTCGTGCTCAAGGCGCGGCGATATGTCGACGAAGTGCTGGTGATCGACGACGGATCGACCGACGACACGCGTGCCATCGCCCACGAGGCCGGGGCCGTCGTGATCACCCACCAGAAGAATGCCGGAAAAGGCGCGGCGGTGAAGACGGCCCTTGAATATGCACGGGTCCGGGGGTTTGAGTATCTTGTCCTCCTCGACGGGGACGGGCAGCATGATCCAGACGAGATCCCGCGCCTGCTGACCCCGGTCAAAGAGGGAAACGCCGACATGGTCATCGGGTCGCGTTTTCTTGACAATACCAGGAGCACCATCCCATTCTACCGGCGCATCGGCCAGCAGGTGCTCACGACGATGACGAACATGGACTCCAGCATCAAAACGACCGACTCGCAGTCAGGGTTCAGGGTGCTGGGGCGGAGTGCGATCCAGCGCTTCACCCTGGACTCAGAGGGCTACAGCGTGGAGTCGGACATGATCTCGACTCTCTCTGAGAACGGCGCCAAGATCTATGAAGTGCCCATCTCGGTGAACTACGACGTCCCAAACAAACACAAGAAACACCCGGTCACCCACGGCTTCGGGGTCCTCAACACCATCATCAGGAACATCAGTTTCAAACATCCAGTGATGACCTTCGGGTCTTTTGGCGGGGCATTCCTCTTCCTTGGGTCGGCGTCCTGGTACGTGGCGGCCACGGCACCTCTCCCGCAGCCGATCGGCCATTCAATGGTCGGACTGCTCTTCATCACCGGCGGTCTCCTCCTCCTCTCCCTGGGGGTCATCATCAGTTACCTTGCATATATGTTCAAGGGAAGAGAGACGAGAGGCTGA
- a CDS encoding ATP-binding cassette domain-containing protein → MDPPLLLDFAHLTVMKGKTTLLDSVSLAVGAGEHLAILGPNGAGKSSLVRTITREHYPVAEEGRRFRILGKEVWDVTGLRAMLGIVSHDLQCTFSREITGREVVLSGFFSSIGLYGHEVSAAMEAKADEVLRFLEVEHLRDRPMTQVSTGEGRRLLIGRALVHDPIALILDEPTASLDLHALHHFRSMLRKIACSGTGVVLVTHHLHDIIPEIRRVVLMKNGRIYRDGPKEEVLTDTVIGDLFEVPVEIREEGGWYYATRY, encoded by the coding sequence ATGGACCCGCCACTCCTGCTGGACTTTGCCCACCTCACTGTGATGAAAGGGAAGACCACCCTCCTCGACTCCGTCTCCCTTGCCGTCGGTGCCGGAGAACACCTTGCAATCCTCGGGCCGAACGGTGCCGGGAAGTCGTCGCTGGTCAGGACGATCACCCGCGAGCACTACCCGGTGGCAGAAGAAGGGCGGCGGTTCAGGATCCTCGGGAAGGAAGTCTGGGACGTGACCGGACTGCGCGCGATGCTCGGCATCGTCTCGCACGACCTGCAGTGCACCTTCTCCAGGGAGATCACCGGACGCGAGGTGGTCCTCTCCGGATTTTTCTCCAGCATCGGGCTCTACGGCCACGAGGTCAGCGCCGCGATGGAGGCGAAGGCCGACGAAGTTCTCAGGTTCCTTGAAGTCGAGCACCTCAGGGACCGCCCCATGACGCAGGTCTCCACCGGAGAGGGGCGGCGTCTCCTCATCGGGCGGGCGCTCGTCCACGACCCAATAGCGCTCATCCTCGACGAACCCACGGCCAGTCTCGACCTCCACGCCCTCCACCACTTCCGTTCAATGCTGCGAAAGATCGCCTGCTCAGGCACCGGCGTGGTCCTGGTCACCCACCACCTCCACGACATCATCCCCGAGATCAGGCGGGTGGTCCTGATGAAGAACGGGCGGATCTACAGGGACGGCCCTAAAGAGGAGGTCCTGACCGACACGGTGATCGGCGACCTCTTCGAGGTGCCGGTGGAGATCAGGGAAGAGGGCGGGTGGTATTACGCGACCCGATATTAG
- a CDS encoding ion transporter, whose amino-acid sequence MVLQTMFRYRVYNVLEGTDEGGMIGEVLNVFIIALIVANVTAVVLATDASLYQAYQSLFDWFEVVSVAIFTVEYALRLWTAPCNPRFAGPGGRVRFATSPLALIDLVAIMPFYLPMVLPLDLRILRMLRLVRIFRLFKLYRYSEALRMLERVIKAEKEALVVVGFVLLVLLILTSTVMYFVEHTAQPEAFSSIPMAMWWAVATLTTVGYGDVYPVTPLGKLLGGFIAILGIGMFALPAGILASAFGDEIRGRHEKKRICPHCGRCIDDPPAGDEVLTGSAEEGTAVPGAADTSH is encoded by the coding sequence TTGGTACTGCAGACTATGTTCAGGTACCGGGTCTATAACGTCCTCGAAGGAACAGACGAAGGGGGGATGATCGGTGAGGTGCTCAACGTCTTTATCATCGCCCTCATCGTCGCCAACGTGACCGCAGTCGTGCTGGCGACGGACGCGTCCCTGTACCAGGCCTACCAGTCCCTCTTCGACTGGTTCGAGGTCGTCTCGGTCGCGATCTTCACGGTCGAGTACGCCCTCCGTCTCTGGACGGCGCCGTGCAACCCCAGGTTTGCAGGCCCGGGGGGCAGGGTGCGTTTTGCCACGTCGCCCCTTGCGCTCATCGACCTCGTCGCCATCATGCCCTTCTATCTCCCGATGGTCCTCCCCCTCGACCTCAGGATCCTGCGGATGCTGCGCCTGGTCAGGATCTTCCGGCTCTTCAAACTCTACCGTTATTCTGAGGCACTCAGGATGCTGGAGCGGGTCATCAAGGCGGAGAAGGAGGCGCTTGTCGTGGTCGGGTTCGTCCTTCTCGTCCTCCTCATCCTCACCTCGACGGTGATGTATTTTGTCGAGCACACCGCCCAGCCCGAGGCCTTCTCCAGCATCCCGATGGCGATGTGGTGGGCGGTGGCGACGCTCACCACCGTCGGCTACGGCGACGTCTACCCGGTCACTCCGCTCGGCAAACTCCTGGGCGGGTTCATCGCGATCCTCGGGATCGGGATGTTCGCCCTCCCTGCCGGGATCCTTGCCTCGGCCTTCGGGGACGAGATCAGGGGCCGCCACGAGAAGAAGCGCATCTGCCCTCACTGCGGGCGGTGCATCGACGACCCGCCCGCCGGAGACGAGGTCCTGACAGGCAGTGCGGAGGAAGGAACGGCCGTGCCCGGAGCGGCCGACACCTCCCACTGA
- a CDS encoding DUF1894 domain-containing protein has product MPDMGKPHCVKRLPTKILVKDASAEEANEYIRKHVKEHYEIPPDYEIRDICILGEAPMLIGIKEKKKKILFTFTRPCFGTDVLEMDTTPGEIATIRADLRKD; this is encoded by the coding sequence ATGCCAGACATGGGCAAACCACACTGCGTCAAACGACTGCCGACAAAGATCCTCGTCAAAGACGCCTCGGCAGAAGAGGCAAATGAGTATATCAGGAAACACGTGAAGGAACACTACGAGATCCCGCCCGACTACGAGATCCGCGATATCTGTATCCTTGGGGAGGCCCCGATGCTCATCGGCATCAAAGAGAAGAAGAAAAAGATCCTCTTCACCTTCACCAGGCCCTGTTTCGGGACCGACGTCCTGGAGATGGACACCACCCCTGGAGAGATCGCGACGATCAGGGCAGACCTCAGGAAGGACTGA
- a CDS encoding ATP-binding protein: MVEPITVSAELSSLPEVLAHVTGALRTLGLPSKAVQEMELAVDEAVTNIVLHGYAGSEGWVRLSCARTGEGVAVVIEDAAPPFDPTAVPSPDLEGEMDERAIGGLGVHFIREMTDEMRYEYRDGVNVLKLFKHV, encoded by the coding sequence ATGGTCGAACCTATCACCGTGAGTGCCGAGTTGTCGTCCCTTCCAGAGGTGCTTGCCCATGTCACCGGCGCTCTCAGGACCCTCGGCCTCCCTTCGAAGGCGGTGCAGGAGATGGAACTTGCCGTCGACGAGGCGGTGACGAACATCGTCCTCCACGGGTATGCCGGGAGTGAGGGGTGGGTGAGGCTCTCGTGCGCGCGAACCGGCGAGGGCGTGGCGGTGGTGATCGAGGACGCCGCCCCGCCCTTCGACCCGACCGCCGTCCCGTCGCCCGACCTTGAAGGGGAGATGGACGAACGGGCGATCGGCGGGCTTGGCGTTCATTTTATCCGTGAGATGACCGATGAGATGAGATATGAGTACAGGGACGGGGTGAATGTCCTGAAACTTTTCAAACACGTCTGA
- a CDS encoding PD40 domain-containing protein, with the protein MSLRYACVLLLIICTPAAAAPVPVQLTDDSKCYAFPFWSPDGTCLAFFSVEDDRIGIWTMNHDGEEMRALTENGACEFACSDPWSPDGRHLLFVSVHDGKTDLWTMRPDGSERARLTDDGLVAPGQPSSGYGGVWSADGDAIVYTSCLYDNSGFWEVFQASLAGEANGSVVADAVLEVRYDADLWIMDADGGNKRALTTGGDASSPRWQPHGDKIAYLSNRSGTREIWTVERDGTGDHQVTFTGNHVCDYAWSPGGTAIAYAAYLPGPDLECPLSLVDLEENSTIRLTSGHWDQSPVWSPDGTWIAFTSVTRDPPALWVTEHDGSDPVPLASGAALSLMWPQWSPDGARVVFSTIDDLYAVVDKDPSPSPEEEDAAPLLGGRQVEVLKVTAGLSLIIVGIAFFRRR; encoded by the coding sequence ATGAGCCTCAGATACGCATGCGTCCTCCTGCTGATCATCTGCACCCCTGCGGCGGCGGCGCCCGTTCCTGTCCAGTTGACCGACGACTCGAAATGCTATGCATTTCCATTCTGGTCGCCTGACGGAACCTGCCTTGCATTTTTCTCGGTCGAAGACGACCGCATCGGTATCTGGACGATGAACCATGACGGGGAGGAGATGAGGGCGTTGACAGAGAACGGTGCATGTGAGTTCGCCTGTTCAGACCCCTGGTCCCCGGACGGGAGGCACCTCCTCTTTGTCTCTGTCCATGACGGGAAGACTGACCTCTGGACGATGCGCCCTGACGGGAGCGAACGGGCGCGGCTGACAGACGATGGCCTGGTCGCCCCTGGCCAACCCTCGTCGGGTTACGGGGGGGTGTGGAGCGCAGACGGGGACGCGATCGTCTATACTTCCTGCCTCTACGACAATTCGGGCTTCTGGGAAGTCTTCCAGGCGTCTCTTGCCGGAGAGGCGAATGGGTCTGTGGTCGCAGACGCCGTCCTGGAAGTCAGATATGACGCCGACCTCTGGATCATGGACGCAGACGGGGGCAACAAGAGGGCGCTGACCACCGGCGGCGATGCTTCCTCGCCGCGGTGGCAACCTCATGGCGATAAAATCGCATATCTCTCAAACCGGTCAGGGACAAGAGAGATCTGGACGGTCGAGCGCGACGGGACTGGAGACCACCAGGTGACATTCACCGGGAACCATGTCTGTGACTATGCCTGGTCGCCTGGCGGGACCGCGATCGCCTATGCCGCCTATCTCCCTGGGCCTGACCTGGAGTGCCCCCTCTCTCTCGTCGATCTTGAGGAGAACAGCACCATCAGGCTGACGTCGGGACACTGGGACCAGTCCCCGGTCTGGTCGCCTGACGGCACCTGGATCGCTTTCACCTCGGTGACGCGAGACCCTCCCGCGCTCTGGGTAACGGAGCACGACGGGTCAGACCCCGTCCCGCTTGCGTCCGGCGCCGCCCTCTCCTTGATGTGGCCGCAGTGGTCGCCTGACGGGGCGAGGGTCGTCTTTAGCACTATAGACGATCTCTATGCGGTCGTGGACAAGGACCCCTCCCCCTCGCCGGAGGAAGAGGACGCGGCGCCTCTCCTTGGAGGGCGGCAGGTGGAGGTGCTGAAGGTGACGGCCGGGCTCTCGCTGATCATCGTCGGCATTGCTTTTTTCAGGAGACGGTGA
- a CDS encoding SpoIIE family protein phosphatase, with the protein MNPQVEDFIILFQMICVIIVAAYFITRTPTFTAALEHRLTPKGSVALVLFFGALSIYGTLSGVEVLGAPVNVRDLGPMVAGVFCGPLVGVGAGLIGGGFRLGMGGFTAVPCALSTVLAGLLGGVVYLLLRRADTPVPRVGAVVGFAVGMEALHMGLVLLACPPFEEAWALVRQVSVPMVLANAAGMFVFAFIIANLVAERRTQTERDAYQEELRVKKAELKVAAEIQQTFLPRSIPTMQGFDLAAVSCPAREVGGDFYDAIRLQEGKTGLVIADVSGKSVPAAIFMALSRTIIRAMALRHPDVSLALEDANAMLLEESDTGMFVTLFYGVLDEETRTLTYANAGHNSPLLLRRGTDEFVSLAPTGVALGAAEEMEYGAGEVRVEAGDLLVMFTDGVTEAFGPGGEGFGNRRLEETVRAARGLPAMGVIRAIREAVLGFTGEGPQDDDVTVMVLKGE; encoded by the coding sequence ATGAATCCCCAGGTCGAGGACTTCATCATCCTCTTCCAGATGATCTGCGTCATCATCGTCGCCGCCTACTTCATCACCAGGACACCGACCTTCACCGCCGCCCTCGAACACCGCCTCACCCCGAAGGGGTCTGTCGCCCTGGTCCTCTTTTTCGGTGCCCTCTCCATCTACGGCACCCTGAGCGGCGTCGAGGTGCTCGGCGCACCGGTCAATGTGAGAGACCTCGGGCCGATGGTCGCCGGGGTCTTCTGCGGCCCCCTCGTCGGGGTCGGGGCCGGATTGATCGGCGGCGGGTTCAGGCTCGGGATGGGTGGGTTCACCGCCGTCCCGTGCGCCCTCTCCACCGTGCTTGCCGGGCTCCTCGGCGGGGTCGTGTACCTCCTCCTCAGGCGCGCCGATACCCCCGTGCCCCGCGTCGGAGCCGTCGTCGGGTTTGCCGTCGGCATGGAGGCGTTGCACATGGGACTCGTCCTCCTCGCCTGCCCGCCCTTCGAGGAGGCCTGGGCCCTGGTACGTCAGGTCTCGGTCCCGATGGTCCTGGCCAACGCAGCCGGGATGTTCGTTTTCGCCTTCATCATCGCCAACCTGGTTGCCGAACGGCGGACGCAGACCGAACGCGACGCCTACCAGGAAGAACTCAGGGTGAAGAAGGCCGAGTTGAAGGTCGCCGCCGAGATCCAGCAGACCTTTCTTCCCAGGAGCATCCCGACGATGCAGGGGTTCGACCTTGCCGCCGTGAGTTGTCCTGCCCGCGAGGTGGGCGGCGACTTCTACGACGCCATCCGTCTCCAGGAGGGGAAGACCGGGCTGGTCATCGCCGACGTCTCAGGCAAGAGCGTGCCGGCGGCGATCTTCATGGCCCTCTCCAGGACGATCATCAGGGCGATGGCACTCCGCCACCCCGACGTCAGTCTCGCCCTTGAGGACGCCAACGCCATGCTCCTCGAAGAGTCGGATACCGGGATGTTTGTCACCCTCTTCTACGGTGTTCTCGACGAGGAGACCAGGACGCTCACCTATGCCAATGCCGGCCACAACTCCCCGCTCCTCCTGCGTCGCGGCACCGACGAGTTCGTCTCCCTGGCCCCGACCGGGGTGGCGCTCGGCGCCGCGGAGGAGATGGAGTACGGCGCCGGCGAAGTGCGGGTGGAGGCCGGCGACCTCCTGGTCATGTTCACCGACGGGGTGACCGAGGCCTTCGGCCCTGGGGGCGAGGGCTTCGGGAACAGGCGCCTGGAAGAGACGGTCCGGGCCGCAAGGGGGCTCCCCGCCATGGGAGTGATCAGGGCGATCAGGGAGGCGGTTCTGGGCTTTACCGGCGAAGGGCCGCAGGACGACGATGTCACCGTGATGGTGCTGAAAGGAGAGTGA
- a CDS encoding class I SAM-dependent methyltransferase: MGTPEREEAWERDYRHRGALWGGAVHDLPPLVPGARVLELGCGNGKTLSGLTGHGATVVGLDLARGAVALAARSTSAHLVVGDARRLPFPAGSFDTVCAFHLIGHLMRDDREEAAMECTRVLKEGGRLYFKEFSVMDMRAGKGEEVEPWTFRRGEGVLTHYFTEEEGTALFPSLAPCTVTTRRWALRVRGVDHPRAEIAAVFERRPHP; this comes from the coding sequence ATGGGGACGCCTGAGAGAGAAGAGGCCTGGGAGCGCGATTACCGGCACCGGGGTGCGCTCTGGGGCGGGGCGGTCCATGACCTCCCGCCCCTGGTACCGGGCGCACGCGTGCTTGAACTTGGGTGCGGGAACGGCAAGACGCTCTCCGGGTTGACCGGACATGGGGCGACGGTCGTCGGGCTCGATCTTGCCAGGGGTGCGGTCGCCCTTGCCGCCAGGTCGACGTCTGCGCACCTCGTCGTCGGCGACGCCCGCCGTCTCCCTTTCCCGGCGGGGTCCTTCGACACGGTCTGCGCCTTCCACCTGATCGGCCACCTTATGAGAGACGACCGGGAGGAGGCCGCCATGGAATGCACCCGGGTGCTGAAGGAGGGGGGGCGCCTCTATTTTAAGGAGTTCTCGGTCATGGACATGCGGGCGGGAAAAGGGGAGGAGGTCGAGCCCTGGACCTTCCGGCGGGGTGAGGGGGTCCTCACCCATTATTTCACCGAGGAAGAAGGCACCGCTCTCTTCCCGTCTCTTGCTCCCTGCACGGTGACGACCAGGAGGTGGGCGCTCAGGGTGCGGGGCGTGGACCACCCTCGTGCAGAGATCGCGGCGGTCTTTGAGAGACGGCCGCACCCGTAA
- a CDS encoding fasciclin domain-containing protein codes for MQQRAVQAQKNIVETAIEAGQFNTLVAAVKAAGLVETLSSPGPFTVFAPNDAAFAKIPKETIDHLMENPSQLAEVLKYHVVSGTHMADDIVKMRSITSLQGSDLEIDTTRGVRINGVSVIQPDIVCSNGVCHVIDSVLIPK; via the coding sequence ATGCAGCAGAGAGCAGTTCAAGCACAGAAAAATATCGTGGAGACCGCGATCGAGGCCGGGCAGTTCAACACCCTGGTCGCGGCAGTGAAGGCCGCGGGCCTGGTCGAGACGCTCAGCAGCCCAGGACCGTTCACGGTCTTCGCACCCAACGACGCCGCCTTCGCCAAGATCCCGAAGGAGACGATCGACCACTTGATGGAGAACCCGAGCCAGCTTGCTGAGGTCCTGAAATATCATGTGGTCTCTGGCACGCACATGGCCGACGACATCGTGAAGATGCGCTCGATCACGTCGTTGCAGGGCTCAGACCTCGAGATCGACACCACCCGCGGCGTCCGCATCAACGGTGTCAGCGTCATCCAGCCAGACATCGTCTGTTCAAATGGTGTCTGCCATGTCATCGACTCGGTGCTGATCCCGAAGTAA
- a CDS encoding HemK2/MTQ2 family protein methyltransferase has product MEYEHDQVYQPREDTFLLRDAALREVRLEDCVLEVGCGSGTVAAALTGEARVVVATDINPHAVRAGREQGVETVRTDLFAGLCGPFDLVLFNPPYLPTLPEERIDDWLEYALDGGLSGRETIERFAAGVGRVLAPSGRVLLLVSSLTGPDEVRRLFADRGYTVLLVATEVIEGEELLVLRITRDLCACRA; this is encoded by the coding sequence ATGGAGTACGAGCACGACCAGGTCTACCAGCCGCGTGAGGACACGTTCCTCCTGCGTGACGCCGCCCTCCGCGAGGTGCGGCTCGAAGACTGCGTCCTTGAGGTGGGGTGCGGGAGCGGGACGGTGGCCGCCGCCCTCACTGGCGAGGCCCGTGTCGTCGTCGCCACCGACATCAACCCGCATGCGGTGAGGGCCGGGCGTGAGCAGGGGGTCGAGACGGTGCGCACCGATCTGTTCGCCGGGCTCTGCGGTCCTTTCGACCTCGTCCTCTTCAACCCCCCCTATCTCCCGACCCTGCCAGAGGAGCGGATCGACGACTGGCTGGAATATGCCCTGGACGGGGGTCTGAGCGGGCGGGAGACCATCGAGCGGTTTGCCGCCGGGGTCGGGCGGGTGCTCGCCCCTTCGGGTCGGGTCCTCCTCCTTGTTTCCTCGCTCACCGGGCCCGACGAGGTCAGGCGCCTCTTTGCGGACCGCGGGTATACCGTCCTCCTCGTTGCCACCGAAGTGATCGAGGGGGAAGAACTGCTCGTGCTCAGGATCACGCGCGACCTCTGCGCCTGCCGTGCGTGA